A window of Mercenaria mercenaria strain notata chromosome 16, MADL_Memer_1, whole genome shotgun sequence contains these coding sequences:
- the LOC123540890 gene encoding uncharacterized protein LOC123540890 yields MYEKIGLCVSGLALILNVVGVAIPYWFYSGSIQGVPGTSINFGLWKSCATMPEIIHGPVISMCKSFDDIEEFSLPSEFKATRALEILAILVTVAAAVVVCLKMFVKKDDNRLLYAASPVPFIAGLLMIIGAVVFVADNKVKKLIDSESNIDVKPHAAFGLCIVSGILSFAAAVLYFLAARTIPGLR; encoded by the exons atgtatgagAAAATAGGACTGTGTGTCTCTGGATTAGCTTTAATCTTGAATGTAGTGGGTGTTGCCATCCCGTACTGGTTCTATTCCGGCAGTATACAGGGTGTACCAGGGACAAGTATCAACTTTGGACTGTGGAAAAGCTGTGCGACCATGCCTGAGATCATCCATGGCCCCGTGATTTCGATGTGCAAGTCATTTGATGATATAGAAGAGTTTTCATTGC cATCTGAATTCAAAGCGACACGAGCTCTTGAGATTTTGGCCATCCTTGTAACAGTAGCGGCTGCAGTTGTCGTCTGCTTGAAGATGTTTGTTAAGAAGGACGACAACCGTCTGCTATATGCTGCTTCACCCGTTCCCTTTATTGCAG GTTTGCTTATGATAATCGGCGCAGTCGTCTTCGTGGCTGATAACAAAGTGAAAAAATTAATCGATTCAGAAAGCAACATAGATGTGAAACCCCATGCAGCATTTGGCCTCTGCATTGTATCAGGGATCCTAAGTTTTGCTGCTGCAGTGCTATACTTTCTCGCCGCCAGGACGATTCCAGGTCTCCGGTAA
- the LOC123541033 gene encoding dentin sialophosphoprotein-like — protein MESTYSKDDYGKLFSMKQSDAKHIKDNAFSMKLSNKEDNKVNSFSKKLSDATAIKGNSFSMKLSDATTNKENSFSMKLSDADDSDKNSFNMKLSNADDSDENLFSLKLSDANDRDENLFSMKLSDADGRDRNSFNMKLSDADDSDENSFSMKLFDADDRDENLYSMKLSDADDTERNSFNIKLSDADESDGNSFSIKLSDMVDSNGYLFSMKLSDAADSEDNSFSMKPSDADDSDENSFSMKLSDANDNIGNSCSMKLSDKDDSNGNSFSMKLSNGDDRDRNSFSMKLFVADDSDGNLFSMKVSDADDSDENSFSMKLSDTEESDENSFSMKLPDANDKDRNLFSMKLSVADDSDGNLFSMKVSDADDSDENSFSMKLSDTEESDENSFSMKLPDANDKDRNIFSMKLCDADDSDDENSFSMKLSDAEDSDENLFSMKLSDTDDKDRNTFSMKLCDTDDSDDENSFSMKMSDAEDSYENSFSMKLSDANDKDRNTFSMKLSDTEDSDGNAFSMKQSDTEDSNGNAFSMKLSDANGKDKNYFSMEVSDADDSDDENSFSMKLSDADESDGKTFGMKLSDADDSDRNLFSMKLSDAVDSDWNVFSMKLSDADDTDGNLFSMKLSDAGDTERNVFSMKLSDAVDSDRKLFSMKLSDADDSDGNIFSMKLSDADDSDGNLFSMKLSDAEDSDRNLYNMKISDAKAKNDISFSMKLTDARVSKNDAFSAKLSDVEVSKRNSFSMKLVDAKVDKRNSFSMKLSDTRKYSSNNKGHVHLATASHANESESYEESWFQTANTLRKNIADEIIIFFKNWKETIQIFSKEYMSDLQFVKLFPRMADETSLKAIGSTDIFLKLFWPFVYETGFMNQKLGLFGLSTVDVPHHEQKTTFYSAVEKSLQLGIPFSEREVIYSFDENSKLIINLNSSGLLKNSEAFMDAKRHLFNRDERAEITKKMDVAMKYLHDTTPELHRTIIQLVACFAFYKSEERVHVGGTSCSTPGVIWLDPSGLQNASVQFFVEQIVHEYIHNSLCYAEMVHGIFSDHSDLPNAKSVSSIRRELRNYDKSFHAAYVSTGLVAFHARAGSLKRAEELVPALRISVDDLVKVNKQTGILTESGGAMLQAMVDFLKVILLY, from the exons ATGGAATCTACTTATTCTAAGGACGATTATGGGAAATTATTCAGTATGAAACAATCTGATGCAAAACACATCAAAGATAATGCTTTCAGTATGAAACTGTCAAATAAAGAAGACAATAAAGTGAATTCATTCAGTAAGAAACTGTCTGACGCTACGGCTATCAAAGGCAATTCATTCAGTATGAAACTGTCTGATGCTACGACTAACAAAGAGAATTCATTCAGTATGAAACTGTCTGACGCCGACGACAGCGATAAGaattctttcaatatgaaattgTCTAACGCGGACGACAGCGATGAGAATTTATTCAGTTTGAAACTGTCTGATGCGAACGACAGGGATGAAAATTTATTCAGTATGAAACTGTCTGACGCGGACGGCAGGGATAGGAATTCTTTCAATATGAAACTGTCTGACGCGGACGACAGCGATGAGAATTCATTCAGTATGAAACTGTTTGACGCAGACGACAGGGATGAAAATTTATACAGTATGAAACTGTCTGACGCCGACGACACCGAGAGGAattctttcaatataaaactgTCTGACGCGGACGAAAGCGATGGGAATTCATTCAGTATAAAACTGTCTGACATGGTCGACAGCAATGGGTATTTATTCAGTATGAAACTATCTGACGCCGCCGACAGCGAGGACAATTCATTCAGTATGAAACCGTCTGATGCGGACGACAGCGATGAAAATTCATTCAGTATGAAACTGTCTGACGCGAACGACAACATCGGGAATTCATGCAGTATGAAACTGTCTGACAAGGACGACAGCAATGGGAATTCATTCAGTATGAAACTGTCTAATGGCGATGACAGGGATAGGAATTCATTCAGTATGAAACTGTTTGTCGCCGACGACAGCGATGGAAATTTATTCAGTATGAAAGTGTCTGACGCCGACGACAGCGACGAGAATTCATTCAGTATGAAACTGTCTGACACCGAAGAAAGCGATGAGAATTCATTCAGTATGAAACTGCCTGACGCCAACGACAAAGACAGGAATTTATTCAGTATGAAACTGTCTGTCGCCGACGACAGCGATGGAAATTTATTTAGTATGAAAGTGTCTGACGCCGACGACAGCGACGAGAATTCATTCAGTATGAAACTGTCTGACACCGAAGAAAGCGATGAGAATTCATTCAGTATGAAACTGCCTGACGCCAACGACAAAGATAGGAATATATTCAGTATGAAACTATGTGACGCCGACGACAGCGATGATGAGAATTCATTCAGTATGAAACTGTCTGACGCCGAAGACAGCGATGAGAATTTATTCAGTATGAAACTGTCTGACACTGACGACAAAGATAGGAATACATTCAGTATGAAACTATGTGACACCGACGACAGCGATGATGAGAATTCATTCAGTATGAAAATGTCTGACGCCGAAGACAGCTATGAGAATTCATTCAGTATGAAATTGTCTGACGCCAACGACAAAGATAGGAATACATTCAGTATGAAACTATCTGACACCGAAGACAGCGATGGGAATGCATTCAGTATGAAACAGTCTGACACCGAAGACAGCAATGGGAATGCATTCAGTATGAAACTGTCTGACGCCAACGGCAAAGATAAGAATTATTTCAGTATGGAAGTATCTGACGCCGACGACAGCGATGATGAGAATTCATTTAGCATGAAATTGTCTGACGCCGACGAAAGCGATGGGAAGACTTTCGGTATGAAACTGTCTGACGCCGACGACAGCGATAGGAATTTATTCAGTATGAAACTGTCTGACGCCGTCGACAGCGATTGGAATGTATTTAGTATGAAACTATCTGACGCTGACGACACCGATGGGAATTTATTCAGTATGAAACTGTCTGACGCCGGCGACACCGAGAGGAATGTATTCAGTATGAAACTGTCTGACGCCGTCGACAGCGATAGGAAGTTATTCAGTATGAAACTGTCTGACGCCGACGACAGCGATGGGAATATATTCAGTATGAAACTGTCTGACGCTGACGACAGCGATGGGAATTTATTTAGTATGAAACTGTCTGACGCTGAAGACAGCGATAGAAATTTATACAATATGAAAATATCTGATGCGAAGGCTAAAAATGATATCTCATTCAGTATGAAATTGACTGATGCAAGAGTCAGCAAAAATGATGCATTTAGTGCGAAACTGTCAGACGTAGAGGTGAGCAAAAGAAATTCATTTAGTATGAAACTGGTTGATGCAAAGGTTGACAAAAGGAATTCATTCAGTATGAAACTGTCAGATACCAGAAAGTACAGTAGTAATAACAAAGGTCATGTACATTTAGCTACTGCTAGTCATGCCAACGAAAGTGAATCATACGAGGAAAGTTGGTTTCAGACAGCGAATACTCTTCGAAAAAATATTGCAGACGAAATAATAATATTCTTCAAAAATTGGAAAGAAACTATTCAGATTTTCTCAAAAGAATATATGTCTGATTTAcagtttgtgaaattatttcctCGAATGGCAGACGAAACATCACTTAAAGCGATAGGCTCAACAGACATATTTCTAAAGCTCTTTTGGCCTTTTGTATACGAAACTGGATTCATGAATCAAAAACTTGGACTTTTCGGTTTATCGACAGTGGACGTACCACATCATGAacagaaaacaactttttattctGCAGTTGAGAAGTCTCTTCAGCTTGGAATACCGTTCTCTGAACGTGAAGTTATATACAGTTTTGACGAGAATTCCAAGCTTATTATTAATCTGAACAGTTCAGGACTACTGAAAAACAGTGAAGCGTTCATGGACGCTAAACGACATCTTTTCAATCGTGACGAACGTGCGGAAATAACAAAGAAAATGGACGTTGCAATGAAATATTTGCATGATACAACGCCTGAGTTACACCGCACCATTATTCAGCTTGTAGcttgttttgcattttataaGTCAGAAGAACGCGTGCATGTGGGTGGTACATCATGCTCAACACCTGGCGTCATTTGGCTTGATCCGAGTGGTCTACAGAATGCCTCAGTTCAGTTCTTTGTTGAGCAGATAGTGCATGAATACATACATAATTCCTTATGTTATGCAGAGATGGTACACGGGATTTTCTCAGATCATTCAGATTTGCCAAATGCCAAATCGGTATCATCTATTCGACGCGAGCTTCGGAACTACGACAAGAGTTTTCATGCAGCATACGTTTCAACAG GTCTTGTTGCGTTCCACGCAAGAGCTGGAAGCTTAAAGAGGGCTGAAGAATTGGTTCCAGCACTCCGGATATCTGTCGATGATCTGGTGAAAGTCAACAAACAAACGGGGATACTGACCGAATCTGGAGGAGCCATGTTGCAAGCTATGGTCGACTTCCTCAAAGTCATTCTCCTCTACTGA